The following are encoded together in the Bradyrhizobium algeriense genome:
- a CDS encoding capsule biosynthesis protein, which produces MPPSNDDIILITTLAEYQTRFWLPVAQRLRSAGREVQLLAFDDRSSEMAEAQGGPVVNMYRTGLQGGAPVDDQSAFAARIADYGLDGTNFLFSHERVTFGIRDTAALRRRFMIYSNAMEVVLDRLAAAGRQAVAVQELGGFLSVIACFYAAKKRSVRNWFIEPSFFRGRLYYTPDSLAAPDTMRTPADAVSTDVRAYLNETLRQQSIVIPQKDRHQYSAAFNKIANARNARRLVEKLWDQFALGKHQEFGHNLRHARAHAAMAVGAMRLRKLYRPMPDAPFVYYPLHVPADMALTLRSPEYLDQVATIDFLLRTIPDTHVLVVKEHPAQIGAIPAGRLFELARRFDNFILLPPQTNNYTVLGRTDAIVSVNSKSGAEAVLLGKPVVVMGDAFYRSCPLVFAVDRLADVPQRLRDALAATPFNPADTAPYFETAWRQSFPGELYISDSKQLDTFAASLLSAIAEPRRAG; this is translated from the coding sequence ATGCCCCCGAGCAACGACGACATTATCCTGATCACGACGCTGGCCGAATATCAGACCCGGTTCTGGCTTCCCGTGGCGCAGCGATTGCGCAGCGCCGGGCGCGAGGTGCAACTGCTCGCTTTTGACGATCGCAGCTCGGAAATGGCGGAGGCGCAGGGCGGTCCTGTCGTCAACATGTACCGGACCGGCCTTCAGGGCGGCGCGCCGGTCGACGACCAGAGCGCCTTCGCGGCAAGGATCGCCGATTACGGCCTGGACGGAACGAACTTCCTGTTCAGCCACGAGCGCGTCACGTTCGGGATTCGCGATACCGCCGCGCTGCGCCGGCGGTTCATGATCTACAGCAACGCGATGGAAGTCGTGCTCGATCGGCTGGCGGCCGCCGGGCGGCAGGCGGTTGCGGTTCAGGAACTCGGCGGATTCCTCTCGGTGATCGCCTGCTTCTACGCCGCGAAGAAGCGCAGTGTCCGGAACTGGTTCATTGAGCCGTCGTTCTTTCGCGGCAGGCTTTACTATACGCCGGACAGCTTGGCTGCTCCCGATACGATGCGGACGCCGGCGGACGCAGTCTCCACCGACGTGCGCGCCTACCTCAACGAAACCCTGCGGCAGCAATCCATTGTGATTCCGCAAAAGGACCGTCACCAATATTCGGCGGCGTTCAACAAGATCGCCAACGCGCGGAACGCACGCCGCCTGGTCGAGAAGCTCTGGGACCAGTTCGCACTCGGCAAGCATCAGGAGTTCGGACATAACCTCCGCCATGCCCGCGCGCATGCCGCCATGGCGGTCGGCGCGATGCGGCTGCGGAAACTCTATCGCCCGATGCCGGACGCGCCGTTCGTCTACTACCCCCTGCATGTGCCGGCCGACATGGCGCTGACGCTCCGCTCGCCCGAATATCTCGACCAGGTCGCGACCATCGATTTCCTGCTGCGCACCATTCCCGATACGCACGTTCTCGTGGTGAAGGAGCATCCGGCCCAGATCGGCGCGATTCCCGCCGGCCGCCTGTTCGAACTCGCACGCCGCTTCGATAATTTCATTCTGCTGCCGCCGCAGACCAACAATTACACGGTGCTTGGCCGCACCGACGCGATCGTCTCGGTCAACAGCAAATCGGGTGCCGAAGCGGTACTGCTCGGCAAGCCCGTCGTGGTGATGGGCGATGCGTTCTATCGCTCCTGCCCGCTGGTCTTCGCCGTCGATCGCCTTGCGGACGTTCCGCAGCGGCTTCGCGACGCGCTGGCCGCGACGCCGTTCAACCCTGCCGATACCGCGCCCTATTTCGAAACCGCCTGGCGGCAATCGTTTCCCGGCGAACTCTATATCAGCGATTCCAAGCAGCTCGACACATTTGCGGCTTCGTTGCTCTCTGCGATCGCCGAACCGCGCCGCGCGGGTTGA
- the rfbB gene encoding dTDP-glucose 4,6-dehydratase, with product MQNVLITGGAGFIGQNLVHAWRAARPADRLVVVDAMTYAANIRSLEPLIADRSIQFVNGDICNAALMQRLFEEHKFTRVAHLAAESHVDRSISDPEAFLQTNVLGTFTLLKAALDAWRTSATLGSARFLHVSTDEVYGSLGFADPAFTESSPYRPNSPYAASKASSDHLVRAFVATYGMPALITNCSNNYGPYQHPEKLIPLMIIHALEGKPLPVYGDGSNVRDWMHVSDHCDALMNVIERGRSGETYNVGGGNELNNRDVVGLICDAIDHAFASSPDLATRFPSCPAASDRSCRMLISFVTDRPGHDHRYAINAAKLADELGSRCSMGFESGLTQTVRWYLDHEEWWRDVTSGAYKAWIDKNYGFRIAV from the coding sequence ATGCAAAACGTTTTAATCACGGGCGGCGCCGGCTTCATCGGGCAAAACCTGGTGCATGCGTGGCGCGCCGCGCGGCCGGCGGATCGGCTGGTGGTGGTCGACGCAATGACCTATGCGGCCAACATACGAAGCCTCGAACCGCTGATCGCTGACCGCAGCATCCAGTTCGTCAATGGCGACATTTGTAATGCAGCGCTGATGCAGAGGCTGTTCGAAGAGCACAAGTTCACGCGCGTGGCGCATCTGGCTGCGGAGTCGCATGTCGACCGGTCGATCAGCGATCCAGAGGCCTTCCTGCAAACCAACGTGCTCGGCACCTTCACCTTGCTGAAGGCTGCGCTGGATGCGTGGCGGACAAGCGCGACGCTCGGCAGCGCTCGCTTCCTGCATGTCTCGACCGACGAGGTCTATGGCTCGCTCGGCTTTGCCGATCCTGCCTTCACCGAATCCTCGCCTTATCGCCCGAACTCGCCCTACGCGGCGAGCAAGGCGTCAAGCGATCATCTTGTTCGCGCGTTTGTCGCGACATACGGCATGCCGGCGCTGATCACGAACTGCTCCAACAATTATGGACCCTATCAGCATCCGGAAAAACTGATCCCGCTGATGATCATCCATGCTTTGGAAGGCAAGCCGCTGCCGGTTTACGGCGACGGGTCCAATGTCCGCGACTGGATGCATGTTTCCGATCACTGCGACGCGCTGATGAACGTGATCGAGCGGGGCCGCAGCGGCGAAACCTACAATGTCGGCGGTGGTAACGAGCTTAACAACCGCGACGTCGTCGGCCTGATCTGCGACGCGATCGACCATGCCTTCGCCTCAAGTCCCGACCTCGCGACGCGCTTTCCATCCTGTCCGGCCGCATCGGACCGCTCTTGCCGGATGCTCATCAGCTTTGTGACCGACCGCCCGGGTCACGATCATCGCTATGCGATCAACGCCGCCAAGCTGGCAGACGAACTCGGCAGCCGTTGCAGCATGGGTTTCGAAAGCGGGCTGACGCAGACGGTGCGCTGGTATCTCGACCATGAGGAATGGTGGCGCGACGTCACCAGCGGCGCCTACAAGGCCTGGATCGACAAGAATTACGGCTTCCGGATCGCGGTCTAG
- a CDS encoding UDP-glucuronic acid decarboxylase family protein, whose amino-acid sequence MSFDRNYKDSRILVTGGAGFIGSHLSERLLAAGAEVVCADNYFTGSRKNIAHLLANPMFEAIRHDVTFPLYIEVDAIFNLACPASPIHYQRDPVQTTKTSVHGAINMLGLAKRLRAPIFQASTSEVYGDPLIHPQTEDYWGNVNPIGIRSCYDEGKRCAETLFFDYWRQHALPIKVARIFNTYGPRMQPNDGRVVSSFIVQALKGDPITVFGDGGQTRSFCYVDDLVEAIARLMLTGEDCTGPINLGNNSEFTILELAEKVISYTNSRSTLIFKPLPQDDPRQRQPDLSKAKALLNWEPKVALADGLKETIAYFRHSLELS is encoded by the coding sequence ATGTCGTTTGACCGAAACTACAAAGACAGCCGCATCCTCGTCACCGGCGGCGCAGGCTTCATCGGATCCCACCTCAGTGAGCGGCTGCTTGCCGCGGGCGCGGAAGTGGTGTGTGCGGACAACTACTTCACCGGCAGCCGCAAGAACATTGCCCACCTGCTGGCAAACCCGATGTTCGAGGCGATCCGGCACGACGTGACGTTTCCGCTCTATATCGAGGTCGACGCGATCTTCAACCTGGCCTGCCCGGCTTCCCCGATCCACTATCAGCGCGATCCGGTGCAGACCACCAAGACCAGCGTGCATGGCGCGATCAACATGCTCGGTCTCGCCAAGCGTCTGCGGGCACCGATCTTTCAGGCCTCGACCAGCGAGGTCTATGGCGACCCCCTGATCCATCCGCAGACCGAGGATTACTGGGGCAACGTCAATCCGATCGGGATTCGCTCGTGTTACGACGAAGGCAAGCGCTGCGCCGAAACCCTGTTTTTCGACTACTGGCGGCAACATGCCTTGCCGATCAAGGTTGCGCGCATCTTCAATACCTATGGTCCGCGGATGCAGCCCAACGACGGCCGCGTCGTTTCATCCTTCATCGTCCAGGCGCTGAAGGGCGACCCGATCACCGTGTTCGGAGACGGCGGCCAAACCCGGTCGTTCTGCTATGTCGACGATCTTGTCGAGGCGATTGCCCGGCTGATGCTGACCGGCGAGGATTGCACCGGACCGATCAATCTCGGCAACAATTCGGAATTCACCATTCTGGAACTGGCCGAGAAAGTGATCAGTTACACGAATTCGCGCTCGACGCTCATTTTCAAACCGCTGCCGCAGGATGATCCGCGGCAACGCCAGCCCGATCTCTCCAAGGCGAAGGCGCTGCTGAATTGGGAACCGAAGGTCGCACTCGCCGATGGTCTGAAGGAAACCATCGCTTATTTCAGGCACTCGCTCGAACTGTCATAG
- a CDS encoding class I SAM-dependent methyltransferase, with the protein MLDEKPLTTWEDAVVWLRNQPDKRQLVLDAFYDDPLIAAAERYFASAEWQAVSKFLEHRTGKALDVGAGRGIASYALARSGFAVTALEPDPSAVVGTAAIRGLAAEARLTIDVVEEFSERLPFADGTFDVVFARAVLHHMRDLDGACREMSRVLRPGGMLIAAREHVISKEADLGAFLDQHPLHHLYGGEHAYLLDRYVGALGAAGFAAIEVLAPLRSPINLFPYTIETLRAAVVERLAAKIPVRPVWRVALASRSVFTSLLSMAERFDHRPGRLYSFICYKAPA; encoded by the coding sequence ATGTTGGACGAAAAGCCTCTCACGACATGGGAAGATGCCGTGGTCTGGCTGCGCAACCAGCCGGACAAGCGTCAACTCGTGCTCGACGCATTCTATGACGACCCTCTGATCGCTGCCGCCGAGCGCTATTTTGCCAGTGCCGAATGGCAGGCGGTTTCGAAGTTTCTGGAGCACCGGACCGGCAAGGCGCTCGACGTCGGAGCCGGGCGTGGAATCGCGAGTTATGCGCTGGCGCGGAGCGGATTTGCGGTCACCGCGCTGGAGCCTGACCCTAGCGCTGTGGTCGGGACGGCGGCGATCCGTGGGCTCGCGGCCGAGGCTCGCCTGACAATCGATGTGGTCGAAGAATTTTCCGAGCGCCTTCCGTTCGCTGACGGCACGTTTGATGTCGTATTCGCGCGGGCCGTGCTGCACCATATGCGCGATCTAGACGGTGCCTGCCGGGAAATGTCCCGCGTGCTTCGCCCCGGCGGAATGCTCATCGCCGCGCGCGAACACGTGATCAGCAAGGAAGCCGACCTTGGCGCATTCCTCGACCAGCATCCCCTGCATCACCTCTATGGCGGCGAGCACGCGTATCTTCTCGATCGGTACGTCGGCGCACTGGGGGCTGCGGGATTTGCCGCGATCGAGGTACTTGCGCCGCTGAGGAGCCCGATCAATCTGTTTCCCTATACAATCGAGACGCTGCGGGCGGCCGTCGTGGAGAGATTGGCAGCCAAGATTCCGGTCAGACCCGTTTGGCGCGTCGCCCTCGCTTCCAGGAGCGTTTTCACATCGCTGCTTTCGATGGCAGAGCGCTTTGACCACCGGCCCGGCCGGCTCTACTCATTCATCTGTTACAAGGCACCGGCATGA
- a CDS encoding glycosyltransferase family 2 protein, which yields MPLVSIITPSWNVAPLISETIASVQAQTMTDWELLIADDCSTDQTATIVESHAAQDPRVKLIRQPRNGGPALARQAAIERAQGRFIAFLDSDDLWLPGKLERQIAFAQQKRAALSYTAFRRINETGSITGRLIEVPASLNYEQLLKNTSIATLTALVDRDVAGNIAMKNEPYDDFCLWLNILKPGHVAHGLNEDLARYRVRGSSVSSRPLRSAGWVWHIYRNVEQLSPIKSAWCFAHWAARAWLKRREF from the coding sequence ATGCCGCTCGTTTCGATCATCACCCCATCGTGGAACGTTGCGCCACTGATCAGCGAGACCATCGCCTCCGTTCAGGCCCAGACGATGACGGACTGGGAGCTATTGATCGCCGATGACTGTTCGACGGACCAGACTGCCACGATCGTGGAAAGCCACGCGGCGCAGGATCCGCGGGTCAAGCTGATCCGCCAGCCCCGTAACGGAGGCCCGGCACTTGCCCGCCAGGCCGCGATCGAGCGGGCGCAGGGCCGCTTCATCGCGTTTCTCGACAGTGACGATCTGTGGCTGCCCGGCAAGCTCGAGCGGCAGATCGCCTTCGCGCAGCAAAAGCGTGCGGCGCTGAGCTATACGGCGTTTCGCCGCATCAATGAGACGGGATCGATCACCGGCCGCCTGATCGAGGTGCCGGCCTCGCTGAACTATGAGCAGTTGCTCAAGAACACCTCGATCGCCACCCTGACCGCGCTCGTCGACCGCGACGTCGCGGGCAACATTGCCATGAAGAACGAACCGTATGACGATTTCTGTCTCTGGCTGAACATCCTCAAGCCGGGACATGTTGCCCACGGGCTCAACGAGGACCTCGCCCGCTACCGCGTGCGGGGCTCATCGGTTTCCAGCCGCCCGCTCCGGTCCGCCGGCTGGGTCTGGCACATCTACCGCAACGTGGAGCAGCTTTCACCGATCAAATCCGCTTGGTGCTTCGCGCATTGGGCTGCGCGCGCCTGGCTGAAGCGGCGAGAGTTCTGA
- a CDS encoding formyltransferase family protein, with protein sequence MKVSVLCSSTTHPVYPHLEQWVRGAAANHRVELVRQKGELTGGDILFLISCHEIISPEDRQKYGATLVIHASDLPEGRGWSPHIWQILEGKNRIVVSLIEAQDPVDTGAIWAQRHLVLEGHELSDEINAGLFAIELELMDHALEIIGSGKPVPQDDRPPSYYRRRTLEDSRLDPSRSIAEQFDLLRVADPQRFPAFFDLRGRRYLVRIEKAGASDE encoded by the coding sequence ATGAAGGTTTCAGTTCTCTGCTCGAGCACGACGCACCCCGTCTATCCGCATCTGGAGCAGTGGGTAAGGGGCGCTGCGGCCAATCACCGGGTCGAACTGGTTCGGCAAAAAGGAGAGCTGACCGGCGGAGACATCCTCTTCCTCATCTCGTGCCATGAGATCATCTCGCCGGAGGATCGGCAGAAATATGGAGCGACCCTCGTCATTCACGCGAGCGATCTTCCGGAGGGACGCGGCTGGTCCCCGCACATTTGGCAGATACTCGAGGGAAAGAATCGCATCGTCGTGTCCCTGATCGAGGCACAGGACCCGGTTGATACCGGCGCTATCTGGGCGCAGCGGCACCTGGTGCTCGAAGGGCACGAGCTGAGCGACGAGATCAACGCGGGACTGTTCGCCATCGAGCTGGAATTGATGGACCATGCGCTCGAGATCATCGGGTCCGGAAAGCCCGTGCCTCAGGATGACCGGCCGCCGAGCTATTATCGCCGTCGCACGCTGGAGGACTCCCGGCTCGATCCGTCGCGCTCGATCGCCGAGCAATTCGACCTGTTGAGGGTAGCGGACCCGCAGCGCTTTCCGGCATTTTTCGATCTGCGCGGCCGTCGCTATCTCGTACGTATTGAAAAAGCTGGAGCTTCCGATGAGTGA
- the pseG gene encoding UDP-2,4-diacetamido-2,4,6-trideoxy-beta-L-altropyranose hydrolase: protein MNAVQRVVFRVDASTEMGMGHLMRCLSLARDLADDGANVFFLLRSHAARLTGLIEGEGHSARLLTDPDRRPDAPAADGTAHAHWLPTTWQKDAEQTLEAVDRIGPVDWLVVDHYALDAKWEHMQRQRAPRILAIDDLADRDHDCDLLLDQNLVLNMERRYRGRLPPACRPLLGPACALLRPEFAGQRKSLIGRSGKVGRILVCYGGSDPGNETAKALSAIQSLSLPWLAVDVAVGLSNPHTDSISALCREMPLAELHRGADNMAELMTRADLAIGAGGVMSWERCCLALPTIAVDIADNQTGALTALAGCGAVAYLGSAPSVTVDQIAGTLRSMLDDPARTRAMGEAARALVDGLGTSRVREAMRSLESV, encoded by the coding sequence ATGAACGCGGTGCAACGGGTCGTATTCCGCGTCGATGCTTCCACCGAAATGGGCATGGGACATCTCATGAGGTGTCTCAGCCTGGCCCGCGATTTGGCCGACGACGGTGCAAACGTATTCTTCCTGTTGCGCAGCCATGCGGCTCGCCTGACAGGCCTGATCGAAGGCGAGGGGCATTCGGCGCGGCTGCTGACGGATCCCGACCGCCGGCCGGACGCTCCGGCGGCGGACGGAACCGCTCATGCGCACTGGCTGCCGACGACCTGGCAGAAGGACGCCGAACAGACGCTGGAGGCGGTCGATCGCATCGGGCCCGTCGACTGGCTCGTCGTCGACCATTATGCACTCGACGCGAAATGGGAGCACATGCAGCGCCAGCGGGCGCCTCGCATCCTTGCGATCGATGATCTTGCCGATCGGGATCACGATTGCGACCTCCTGCTCGACCAGAATCTGGTTCTCAACATGGAGCGCCGTTACCGCGGTCGCTTGCCTCCGGCATGCCGGCCGCTGCTGGGTCCGGCCTGTGCATTGCTTCGTCCGGAATTCGCCGGGCAGCGCAAATCGCTGATCGGGCGCAGTGGCAAGGTAGGTCGCATCCTCGTGTGCTACGGCGGCTCCGATCCCGGCAATGAGACCGCGAAGGCATTGTCCGCCATCCAAAGCCTGTCGCTGCCCTGGCTTGCCGTCGACGTTGCGGTCGGCCTGAGCAATCCGCACACCGATTCGATTTCGGCTCTTTGCCGGGAAATGCCGCTCGCCGAGTTGCATCGTGGCGCGGACAACATGGCCGAACTGATGACGCGCGCGGACCTGGCGATCGGGGCGGGCGGCGTGATGAGCTGGGAACGCTGCTGTCTCGCGCTGCCAACCATCGCGGTTGATATCGCCGACAATCAGACCGGTGCGTTGACAGCGCTTGCCGGTTGCGGCGCGGTCGCCTATCTCGGTTCGGCGCCTTCGGTCACGGTGGATCAGATTGCGGGAACCCTTCGGTCGATGCTGGACGATCCGGCGCGGACACGCGCGATGGGAGAGGCCGCACGGGCGCTTGTCGACGGGCTGGGCACTTCCCGGGTGCGGGAGGCGATGCGATCGCTGGAGAGCGTCTAG
- a CDS encoding NAD-dependent epimerase/dehydratase family protein, with the protein MNVWVTGANGFIGRHLVRVLADRGYRVHGIGHGAIGETERHRLGLEHWLNGEIDAANLNALAEHSGLPSAIFHLAGGSSVGLSIAQPFEDFSRTVASTARLLEWLRSAARDCRLIVVSSAAVYGADHEGPIGVDAATLPMSPYGQHKLMMEQLCRSYAVTFGLHSTVVRLFSVYGPNLRKQLPWDVCSRFQAGERNLMLGGTGAEVRDWTDVRDVARLLTEIDGKPQPETFQVINGGTGLGTTVATIAAILAKCWGGSISVQYSGIVRAGDPASLLSDDTTVRTLPFDWTIPVEQGLADYVSWFKDQIR; encoded by the coding sequence ATGAACGTTTGGGTTACCGGCGCCAATGGCTTCATCGGTCGGCATCTCGTTCGGGTGCTGGCTGATCGGGGCTATCGCGTTCACGGCATCGGTCACGGCGCGATCGGCGAGACCGAGAGACATCGCCTCGGCCTTGAGCATTGGTTGAACGGCGAGATCGATGCAGCCAATCTCAATGCGCTGGCGGAGCACTCCGGATTGCCGTCGGCGATTTTCCATCTGGCCGGCGGCTCGTCGGTTGGGCTGTCGATCGCGCAGCCGTTTGAGGACTTTTCGCGCACTGTTGCAAGCACGGCCAGATTGCTGGAGTGGCTGCGCAGCGCCGCAAGGGATTGTCGCTTGATTGTCGTATCGAGCGCGGCGGTCTATGGCGCCGATCACGAGGGGCCGATTGGAGTGGATGCAGCAACGCTTCCGATGTCGCCCTACGGGCAGCACAAGCTGATGATGGAACAGCTGTGCCGAAGCTACGCTGTCACCTTTGGCTTGCACAGCACGGTGGTGCGGTTGTTCTCGGTCTACGGGCCGAATTTGCGCAAGCAATTGCCGTGGGACGTCTGCTCGCGCTTTCAGGCGGGCGAACGGAATCTGATGCTGGGGGGCACCGGCGCTGAGGTGCGGGACTGGACCGATGTCCGTGATGTCGCGCGGCTGTTGACCGAGATCGACGGAAAACCGCAGCCAGAGACTTTTCAAGTGATCAACGGCGGAACCGGGCTTGGAACGACCGTGGCAACGATCGCCGCAATCCTTGCAAAATGCTGGGGCGGAAGTATTTCCGTGCAGTATTCCGGCATCGTTCGCGCCGGCGACCCGGCAAGTCTGCTGTCGGACGACACGACGGTCCGCACGCTGCCTTTTGACTGGACGATCCCGGTTGAACAGGGCCTTGCGGATTATGTTTCGTGGTTCAAGGATCAGATCCGGTGA
- a CDS encoding glycosyltransferase family protein, translating to MRIFQNNGLSRGFRVHRRQSPYQSFAAGRAQFLETRFTASHILLPVFANSPDAFYTNGDDERLQMQWAKENGLRTKNLEQILLAQIEQHRTEVFYNLDPIRYGSEFVAKLPGCVRKSIGWRAAPSGSADLTKYDLIVCNFPSILDSWRQKGCRVAYFFPAHDPVMDAYAAARTDELDLIFIGGFSRHHVKRSQALRAAASTPGIRARFYLEDSRLTRLANFLPPVPALRSYRHPDEIREIRADPLYGLDAYAAIAKSRIVFNGAVDMAGEDRGNMRCFEATGCGAVLLTDAGRYPEGFVDGETMLEYSSPEQIPELINRLMRDETLARSIAQAGCAMVRERYSKQLQWTKFQDLI from the coding sequence ATGCGCATTTTCCAGAACAACGGCCTGTCGCGTGGATTCCGTGTCCATCGTCGCCAGTCGCCCTATCAAAGCTTTGCCGCCGGACGAGCGCAATTTCTGGAGACGAGATTCACTGCGTCCCATATCCTTCTACCCGTGTTCGCCAACAGCCCGGACGCGTTCTACACCAATGGAGACGATGAACGCCTGCAGATGCAGTGGGCAAAAGAGAATGGGTTGCGAACAAAAAACCTGGAACAAATTCTGCTCGCGCAGATCGAGCAGCATCGCACCGAAGTATTCTATAATCTTGACCCGATCCGTTACGGTAGCGAGTTTGTTGCGAAGTTGCCGGGTTGCGTGAGGAAGTCGATTGGCTGGCGAGCGGCACCATCCGGAAGCGCAGACCTGACGAAATACGACCTGATCGTATGCAATTTTCCGTCAATCCTCGATAGCTGGCGCCAGAAAGGCTGTCGGGTGGCGTATTTTTTTCCGGCGCACGATCCTGTGATGGATGCCTATGCCGCAGCCCGAACCGATGAACTTGACCTCATCTTCATCGGAGGATTCTCGCGGCACCACGTCAAACGCAGCCAGGCTCTCCGCGCTGCCGCTTCGACGCCCGGTATCCGGGCGCGCTTTTACCTCGAAGATTCACGCCTCACCCGATTGGCAAATTTTCTTCCTCCTGTGCCGGCGCTTCGCTCATACCGTCATCCGGACGAAATTCGCGAGATTCGCGCCGATCCGCTGTATGGCCTGGATGCGTATGCCGCGATCGCCAAAAGCCGGATCGTATTCAACGGTGCGGTGGACATGGCCGGAGAGGATCGCGGCAATATGAGATGCTTTGAGGCAACGGGCTGCGGAGCGGTCCTTTTGACGGATGCAGGGCGCTATCCGGAGGGTTTCGTTGATGGCGAAACCATGCTGGAATACTCCTCGCCCGAGCAAATACCCGAGTTGATCAACAGGCTCATGAGAGACGAAACTTTGGCCAGATCCATCGCTCAGGCGGGTTGCGCCATGGTAAGAGAGCGCTATAGCAAACAACTGCAATGGACGAAATTTCAGGATCTGATCTGA
- a CDS encoding glycosyltransferase family 1 protein, translating to MNPAAPVRLAFTHIPRRVWAGGYNYQSNLFAALSKFRPGEFAPVLFAGMGDEADLAPLAAIPGVEVIRSAAFDSRAGLVAALALGLDREAAAEFRTHRIDAVFESARFFGWRLPYPAIAWFPDFQHRRLPHLFPVVARWRREAGFRMQIASGRTVMLSSESSHRDFRKFYPGAKNEVCVVRFATGPSPAFLNANPAEIVAQYQLPEKYFYLPNQFYTHKNHRVVVDALAILAQRGFDVVVCASGSTEDRRERGYFDEVMERVRSRGLERRFRHLGMIPLSHVYALLRACAGLINPSRSEGWSTTVEEAKSFGVPMILSDLDVHREQTGGTASYFGPDDPATLADHLMRVWQGSEAPVIRSFVPGHDDRVAAFAANFAEAVRHAIRTFAR from the coding sequence GTGAATCCGGCCGCGCCGGTGCGTCTCGCGTTTACGCATATTCCCCGCCGGGTCTGGGCCGGTGGCTACAACTATCAAAGCAATCTGTTTGCGGCGCTGAGCAAGTTCCGCCCCGGCGAGTTTGCGCCCGTTCTGTTTGCCGGGATGGGCGACGAAGCCGATCTTGCGCCGCTTGCCGCGATACCGGGCGTGGAGGTGATCCGATCGGCCGCTTTCGACAGCCGTGCCGGTTTGGTTGCGGCGCTGGCGCTGGGGCTGGACCGCGAGGCGGCGGCAGAATTTCGGACGCATCGCATCGATGCGGTCTTCGAATCCGCCCGCTTCTTCGGCTGGCGTCTGCCTTATCCTGCAATTGCCTGGTTTCCCGATTTTCAGCATCGACGGCTGCCCCATCTGTTTCCGGTGGTGGCGCGGTGGCGTCGCGAAGCCGGTTTCCGGATGCAGATCGCATCCGGGCGGACCGTCATGCTGAGCAGCGAAAGCTCGCATCGCGATTTCAGGAAATTCTATCCCGGGGCGAAGAATGAGGTCTGTGTGGTTCGTTTCGCGACCGGGCCGTCGCCGGCGTTCCTGAACGCAAATCCGGCCGAGATCGTCGCCCAGTACCAGTTGCCCGAAAAATACTTCTACCTGCCAAATCAATTTTACACCCACAAGAATCATCGGGTGGTCGTGGATGCACTGGCCATCCTGGCGCAGCGCGGATTCGATGTGGTCGTGTGCGCATCGGGCAGCACCGAAGATCGGCGCGAGCGCGGCTATTTCGATGAGGTCATGGAGCGGGTGCGCAGTCGCGGGCTCGAAAGGCGTTTCCGTCATCTGGGAATGATTCCGCTATCGCATGTCTACGCGTTGCTGCGGGCATGCGCCGGTTTGATAAATCCGTCCCGATCGGAAGGGTGGAGCACAACCGTTGAAGAAGCGAAATCGTTTGGGGTGCCGATGATATTGTCCGACCTGGACGTCCACCGCGAACAGACCGGCGGTACGGCGAGCTATTTCGGACCAGATGACCCTGCAACCCTGGCGGATCATCTTATGCGGGTCTGGCAGGGCTCAGAGGCACCGGTTATTCGAAGTTTCGTTCCCGGCCACGATGATCGCGTGGCGGCCTTCGCCGCAAACTTCGCGGAGGCGGTCCGTCATGCCATTCGGACCTTCGCGCGGTAG